The DNA sequence CTCATCACATGGAGATCATCTGTTCTTGTTTGGTGGTGGAGGTTTTCTTAGCCACAATAAATTTCCTTTGAGtaatattatttggcatcatctGTTCTTGCAAAATACCACAAGGCTTGTGATGTATAACAGTAACCATTCACTCCCAAAGTGAAGCTGCTACAAAGCTGGGATAAATCCTCCCTGCCATTTGGCATTTCATCACTTCTAGTAGAAATTTATAATCAGGGCATCCTTGTTAATCTATGGTATTgtccatcttcttcttttttgtgtcCTTCTGTGGCTTTCAGCTGGCATTTAGGTACTCTAGATATATTGCTCCTCTCATTGACCTGCATATGATGCATGAATCCCTTGAAATCTGGATGACAACAGTCTCACGTGGATGTTGACAAAATCAGGCTAGTTTATGGTGGAGATCTTATCCTTATAGAACTTTTTGACTTTGTTCTGCATTCAAGTGCGGTTCTTGCTTCACTTAGAAAAGTCACCTTCACATGGAGTACTGCATTCTGTACGAAGCCATTAGAGAGTCCAATTAGCACGTTTTCAGTGACTCTGCACATCATGTTCGTGGAAGGAGATGGATTCCACAGTGGAGACAAGAACATGTCCAAGGAATACAGAGAACTATTCCTCTCTGGCTTTAGATCGACATAGCAAATGCTAAACAAAACCAACATGTTGCATGAGCATCAGGGCGAGAACGGCGGCGCGAAGGGGTCATTGCCGTGGGGAAGGAGGTCGCCGGCCTTGATCGCGGTGAAGACGATGAGGGCGACGGTGACCAGCACGGAGAGGACGGCGAGGACGAGCATGAGGGCGTTGGAGACGCCTCCCTCCACCTCCTGTGCGTACTCGGTGGCCGCCAGCGCCAGCACCGTCAGCGGGAAGGAGTACGCCCACCATGCAACGTTGAACCGCCTCATCGACCTCTTGAACAGAGCAGGCCGCGAGACCTGCACAGGCAGGCGATCGATTGCATCAAGGCATTCGACCCGATGTGAAGACGTATGAGCATGGAAAGGGATCGCAGAACTTGCGTTCTTGACCTTCTTACATGGACTCTATGAACTGTAACGTGTGTGCGACGCAACTCTACGTACGTCAAATTTAGCCGCGGGCTAAAGTAGTCGCGAATgctaaagatgatgatgatgatgtccgATGCGTCAAATAAGATCTTTAGATCCTATGTTTGATGAATAGGTGGAAGATAGATTGAGAGATAGCGACAGTGTTTAGCTCCCTAGATTCTTTCTCAATCCAGACTACATGATGGCGATGCGtggtgggaagaaattggcgaagtAGAAGGTAATTACCAGGGAGGCAaataggaagagggagaggaagaagagcatcTTGGACCCCGTACCGAAGGATCCGGAGATGGAATCCCAGGCCAAGCTGGCCATGCTGGGGGCGgcgatgaagaggaagaagacggggCGGAGCATGGCGGGAAGGCTGTTGCACCCGACGAACCGCTGGTACAGCGTCACGAATAGGACGAGGTAGTGCGCCATGCCGAGGGAGAACATACAGGTGGCGATCTCCTCCCACCCCATCCTTGCCGCCGCCCTCGCGCAGACCAGGTTCCCGATCACCGTGATCTGGCTCGTCGGGTTCGCCACCATCGACAGGAACTTCTTCCCCTCGGTGAACCACTGGCCGTAGATCTTGACATCGAACATGATGATGGGAACGGAGAAGACCCACCAAAGCACGCGGTACAGAGCAGCGCCGGGGTGGAGGAAGGCGGGGGTGgactggaggaggaggagccacGAGATCCACGGCGCAAAGAGGTAGTTCACGCCGACATGGTGGGAGAACTCGGCCTTGACGCAACGGAACCGGAGGAAGCAGCGGAGGGCGTAGAGGAAGCAGAGTGCGACGAGGACGGCGAGGGCCACGGACCAGACGAGGACGTACGTGGCGGAGGGTAGCAAGCGGACGACGAGGCGGAGGGCGCGGGAGTCGGTGCTTGGCTCGCTGAGGGTCTTCCACAGTAGTGCCTGGCCGCAGAGCGACAGGCTGATGCGGAAGTAGCCGGCATGGAAGCCCCCAAGCTTGGACATAGCTTTCATGGCTACTACTGAGTCGAGCACTTTGGTCTGAGCTTTAGCGCTCGTAGCAATAGTAGTAGTAGTGGCAATAGGAAGTTGGTTCTCTCTTCCCTCCATCAACGAAGACAAcataggaagaagaagatgatgatgatgtttcaaGATCTTTGTGGCTCGAGCTTGCGCTTCACTAGAAGAAGGTAGGTAGGTAATGGAGCTATATATACAGATTGAAGTGATCCATGTCTCTGCCTTGTTGGGCTTTTGAGAGTTGGTATGAAGCACTACATTTCCAAGTTGGActagaaaggaaagaaaaggctTATGGAAACAATATAATGAGGACTTTGGTTAGATTATATGGATATTGGGTCGGTCAAATCATTGGTCAACGTAGCATTCTAGTTTTGGATGTGATGATGTTATCATCAGCATTGGTTTGGCTACCCATTGCCACATTACCCGACTCCCCAATCTGCTTGATGATTGGAGAAAGAGTGTGGGGCTCACATATAATGTGAAATTTTGCATATATATTGAGGGTTGGGCAACAAAAGTGTAGCTTCTGCAGTTGGATTTCTTAAAGTTGAATGAAAGATTAGAAAAACAAGAGTAGATAATATATAcatccaaattatatatatatatatatatatatatatatattatattcagATGATACTTAAATATTTAGCTATAAGACTGTAACTTGGAAGATCAAATGGATCAATGACCTTTAAAGGAAAAGATAGCAATCTGTCCTAATTGATACCTACCAAAATCTTATCTTTCTATGATTTTATTAACAGGATGTTTGCTGTCTAGCATCATGCTGCAATACATAACATTTCTATGCATCATTTGAAAGTATATAATATTGTTTCATAACTTGGTTCTACTTTTCATATAGCAGGAGATACTGAACCAAAGCAATAGTTGTTCATGCACAAACAACTATCAAGTACTTTGCATTTTTTCcttagaaaaagaaagaaaaaaagagaccTACATGAGCATAACAATAGTGTTTTCAGCTATCCACCATGTCCAACAAAaaaatttgtttatttatttatgttacttttatggtaaaaagaaaaagcAGAAAGTAACCTTAGGTTAGGACAGGTCATTTAGGATATGTTGATGGTGATTGTCCTTGAAAAATAGAAATGACCTAAAAGTGAAGGATATGTGATGCACAAAACCATATAAAATAACAGCAGTGAAGCCAAGGGGGGTCAGTGCTCTGTCCATTGAGGCATGGAGGGATGAAGTGAAGTGGACAGCACAACCTGAGGTCAGTATCCAATGGCAGCAACCATGGACTGTGACTGGTTAGTATTGGCTGAGGATCACACATCAACCTTTAAAATACCAGCACCAACATCTCTTTTTATGAACACAAACCTACATCCATTGTCACCACAACTGAAGAAAAGTAATGTAAGATGTTTTTTTGTTTCTGATAGGTAACATTCATGAGATTCAACTTCAGCTACACACAAGTGTATATACTTGGAGAGAAAAAGATTAGCCCTATAAATCCAACTAGAAATAACAACACATGTTTAAAGTACAGAATACAAATCCTTTGATTCAGCTAAATTTCTTCTGTTATAGTAGGCTTTGGCCTAATCTATTTTTGCGACAAAAACAAATTGCTACTCAAGCCTGGCAAATAAACTTCTATGCAGCAGTTTGTGAGTTGACAAGAATTCTGGTTATTTTGTTCTTCTAAATCTTTATCACTTACCAAGTAATCCTATACTGATACTGCATCTAATATGTCCCAAATTCATTGATCACACTTGTCTTTTGCAAGAAAATTACTTGAACAGACATTAGAATCTCAAGTGTGGTGTATATCGTCTAATCCTTTCTGACAACTAAGTAATACCTGATATGTGCTAAGTTCATTAATCACTAAAAAGAATACTTGAACATATATTAGTCTCTTAAATGCATAGTCCAatcctttcttctttttctacgAAAAGTTTTAGCTATAATCATAAGTGCAAGCCAAAAAAGGAAATCCATTGAAGATACACAAAGATCCAAAGTCTTCAAATCCATTTAGCCTAGTTAACATAATATCTCTACTCacatcaagaaaagaacaacctaCAACTCATGGTAGAAAGGAATTTTAGAAAAGAGCAAGTTGCATAGTGCTTCATCAGCAGCTATAGAATCACCAACTTTTGCATAATAAAACAGAAGCTATTCAAGGCATGTTTCCGAAATCATTAGATCTAAGAAGCATATATTTCTAACAAATGTTCAGGACAGAAAGACCACTTTGAATCAAGCTAGAATGATGACTCATTTTTCACTGAGCTGATTAGCTATCAACAATGTAATTTGCTGCTCCTGTATGGCGCATGCTCCCCTTGACCTAATTCTTACCAACTTCTCCAATAGTTTAAGTTGACCTATGAGATGGTCCACCAAGTTGATTTGCTATCTAATCCCCTGCAACCTAGTTCTGATAGTGCCTTCCAAGCAATGCCTTTAGAAGTGCTGCCTCCAACCAAATGTGTAGAAAAGTTCAGTGCAAAGATGATCTAGTGAGTCAACAATAAAGCATCTTCTAAAGGTAATTCCTATCTCGTCTCATCCACACCCCAGACGAAACATGATTCATGATCTATTGATGACACAAAAGCGACTAAAAAGGGATCTGTCACCCAAATATGTCTACTTGTCAGacttatttaatatattaatataacATTTTACATGAATAAACATTATAAGTTAACGAATAACCAAATCAACCTAATTGTTGCTCCCTAAGTAAACGGACTCAGTCAAGAACCTGCTTGACATTTTTGTGTGTACATGTTGCCTGATGTTCAATAGGGCATTAGCCAAATTCTATACACTACATAGGATTTACTTTTTTTTATGCACACTGCTTTCTACATGATATGGCCAACTCTAAAGATTGCAAGCATTTCTCATTCAATGGTACTATTCACACTAGAGCAAAAGATAATTATCTTGTCTAGAAATTAGGGCTTTATCTTGTCCAAATTCTGGACAATAAACTTTCAAAATATATGATGCAACCAATAGTGAAAAATGAAGAACAAGAATTGGATAATATTGCAGAACAGATATGAATGAACTGGGTCTGCAATTATGGATCCAGATTCCATGTCTTTAGATGTAATAAATACTTATCTCTATTCTCTGTAATGCACCATATGCCAGTTATTAATGAACTTACTCTAATTATTATAATGGCATCATCCGATTATAAACTGGCACTTATAAATATGATATCTTATTGTTCATTGGCATGGGATATAAGTTTTGCACAAAGCAGACGTTGATGTCTAGTAACAGGTAAAGAAGACAAAATTAAGTGAAAGAGAGGTGGAAGAATACATGCAGATCCCACCTGGAAGGTTATCAAAATAATGTGCCTTACAAACCTTAATTTGCAAGATTGAAGAGAAATCCAACTACCGTGCACAGGTCCAAAAACAACTCCAAAATCAATCTGAGCTATTAAATTCTCAGACAACTGAAAGCAACCTAAACCGAAGCATAGAGAAAATCTGAACAGATACCAAATTTATAAATGATAATTAATTAACAAAGAACAAAATTGGGAGGAACATCTGCCTCTTTTTATTTTACTAAATACCAGCATTACATAACCGCTGTGCACTAGAATCTTACAATGGGATTCAAACCCTTGACCACTTATCTATGTAGATAATGCACTGACCACAAGGAGGTCTCCATGAAGAGACACTTCCACCTTATTAGAAGACCAGCCAAGCTGGTATAGTTAAAAGAATAATATTACATCAAGTACATtccttcttttttaaaaaaaaatccccACCATACACACACAAAACTTCCAGACATCAAAACCCTTATGGAATACAACACAAAATAAACAACAATCACATTCAGACTTTGCACATGACGGCAGAACTTGTCCCTCGACAAAAGGCTTGATTTATCTTTTTCATCCAGAAGTAGCTGCAAATCAATAGCTTattgttcaatttgagaaagcatTAAAATTTATGCTACTAGTGTTACattgtttattttgatttggTTCTTATTTTTGTTCAGCTTCGAGATATGTTCAATTTACATAAAAGATGTATGTATGGTTATCATCGTAAGTGTGCAATTTATACCACATTATGGCTTTATCCAAAGTGCTAAATAAGGCAGGTCAAATGCAATGGATCAATGTGATCAGGTTATTTCCTTGCCTCTGCAGTTTTGCTTCCAGACACTCATTCCAACAatagtaaaataaattaaatgccTTTAATTGACTCAAATATCAGgagatttttaaatattttagtataaTAATTAAATAACTCTAATTCCACAATCTTTCAGGACTTCATAAATATTGAGATGGCTGAAAAAATGTATTCTTTTCAATAACATGCAGTTTTCTTCTATGCTATATCAAATTTTATATGTTGGATTCTTCTTTATTCAGTTATTGTCTTTATTTTGTTACACATCAATCTCAGCACAACATAATTTTTGCGGTTCTTTATCTAGACATTGGAGGGATCAAATACAATTTCAATTATTTTGATATCTATATAGTGCTTGCAGATATCCAATTATGTAAACTTCTTGGCCTACTGATACTTGGCTTGCCCACATCTTTACATGCAACTTCTTCACAAGACTACATTGACAAATTAGCAATGTTGATTTTAAGATATGTATACTCGATTGTAGATCTAGATCAAGATGAGCAGGTCATGGGTCAGATTAAGATGGGTGCTTAGATGCCAAAGCAAGGGGGCTCAGTTTTTTGTTACCATGGTAGTAAATGTTATTCTGGTAGGCATCTCTATAGAATCTAACCTTTCTTTTGTCACCGAACACATTGTTCATCCAAAAGCTATTATGTGGTATGTAGACTGTGCAATAGGTTCACAATTTGAGGTCGACAAGGTGGATTTAGTGCGAGAAAATTGAACTTATTTGCCTCAGGGTTGTTGGTAGAATAGGTGCTGCTGTACTTGTTAAAAGTACGAGTTGTGCAACTAGTGAATACTGCGGGAGGAAGTAAGATATACTTAAGTGCCTCTTCTCAATGTAATCATGGTGCTCTGCATATTGAAACCAGCTTAGAAGCTTGCCTTAATTTAACTATATGCTCAAGACAGccaactatattttttaaatcaatcaAAGACAAAAAAAGAATAGAGAAACAAGGAAATGAATAATAATAAGATTGCTTGATTGCGTCTTAAAACTCAGTGTAATGAAATCTCCTCAATCCTAGCTTGAAATCCTTTCCTTTtctaattattattaaaaaaaagcaGTCTTTGGAACTATATAAAGAAGCCCAAAAAAGGCACCCTAGTTGGTATCGATGTCGAGAACTAGAGATAATCATGGGGAAAGATGTCAAACCCAACAGGCCTAAGATTTCCTTTGAAGAGTAATGGTAAAGACACCAATATCCACTATGACACCTTAACAATCCTAGAATAGAAAAATTACCAAAGATCTACAGATCTAGATACATATAATTAAACAAATCAATGAGTATATGAAACCATTAATGAggtgtgacaaaaaggaaacaacATAAGTTTGCATGTATattgaaatttattttaataatctGACTCGAGTGATTCAACATGATATGTCATAACTTGGACCTATGTATCCAGATCAATGTTATGTTGTAGCCATCTAGGTATGCATGATATGTGTTGTGCTAACTTACAAGCACATACTAAAAGTCTACGAGGctttaaaatatgagaaaatgacaaaaatatgatataatatatCTTTCTGTTTTTACACAATTCACACATAAcaaaattatgaaagaacgtgtggAAATAACGAACATATTTAACCTTGTCAAGGCAGAACATCAGTGTGAAGCCACCAATGGCAAGCGAGACTCTTCTACAGATTTACTGTAATAGGCATACAGCAACAGTTGTACTACCCCCAGAACTGTTCCAATCCCATTTGGGATCTGAGAAGCACATTCAACACGAATAATAATCAATTGctgaaaatgatatcattctgtgaACCTGAAATTAAGACTTCTAGAGTACCAGAATCGAATCAGTACATCCAAAATTTTCAGTGTTCTTACATATATGAAGAAGTCGTGCAATAGCATCCCATACGCAAAGAAAGAGATGCTCATCAAGAAGGTTGCAAGGGATAGATAGAAGGGCATGAACTCCACACTCCTAGTCCTGATCACCAAATTCTGGCAAGTAAAAACATAGGCAACAATTTAAATCATAGAGCAGGAGAACAATTAAAAATATAGCAAATGAGATCTTCTGTGAATGACGAGAAAGAAACCTACGATGATAAATAATGGAGATGCAAACATGGAAATGAGTGAAGCAACACTTAAATACCCAACAAATATTTGTCGTGTCGGGTGGTCGCACAACTCAAGGCTCGCATATATGATCAGAGCAAAAACAGAGAAAACTCCTATCAGCAGTCCGGACATCCTCAACTGCATGAAAAACCAGAACAAAGCACATCAGTGAAATGAGTACGAACAACTGGTCAAGAGAACCCTAGGAAACTATGCATACCCTTTTTGCAGAATCTGCAAATCTGATGAAGAGACTGACATAGGCTAATTGAAAAGCAGCACCGATAGAATTGACGGTAGCCACCAAGATCACCCCATAAGACACCCAAGGAAGCCCATACCACATACAGATCAAGCAGTTCAAGAGAGAGTATATATAGGGCAAGCCTGAGAACTGCTCGGTGGACTTGTTTCGCACAATTCTTTTGAATGTTGGCCTGAAGAAATCAAGAATATTCTCATGCATGTGAGCTCACATATACAACTGTTCTCGGAGATGAAAACAGGAAAATTGTTGAAATATACTCACATTGGTGAGACAAACAATACGAAGGCAAAAACATTGCCTGCAAACAGAACAAAAATACCAGTAAATAACTATATACAGaagtaaatttgttcttcaatacAAGATAGGCAAAAATGTCTTAAATACCTCTACATGTACCATTTCCGTTTATTTATGAGGCAGTGTAAAGAAAAAAACAGGACTTTTAGAAACCTTCTAAGCACACAAGAATCGCATGCTCTTTAGCCTGCGAAAAGATCAAAATCCTCTCTGAAAGCTGCTGGCACCGACTAACTATGTGTATTCTTTTATGAAATCAACAACTCTAGCTTGTTAGCAGATAATTGTTAATCTCGTATACAATCCAAAAAAGGAAAGCTGCTAAGAGTTATTGGGGGCAGGGTGCAGGGTACAGGGTGAGGAAAAAGAGGTGCCAAGAAACATTCCAAGTATATACTCTTCGGAGTAATCTTTAGCCTGCTAAAAGACGAAACCCTTTCAGAAATCTAAACCCATAGTTCCTCTTTTCCCAATTAATTCTGCATAGTTTCATCATCAGAACAAACAATTCTACGCTTGTCCTCTTCAATCTCATCTGCTAAGATTCAGAAGCAGGTTCATTGATTCAAGAAGCATCACTACGAGCTACCAAAACCTCACCAGCAATTCCAGCCGCATAAGTGCAGAAGCCATAGAAGGAGGAAGTGGAAGACGATGCCGCTGCGAAGTCTGAAGAAATCATCAAGCCCTCCTTTTTCTCCCTCCTCTCCCTGTACAGCTGTATTGTTCTTATCACCAAACCAAGAACAGTAtccctcttctctcttctcccttCTCCCGTCGAGCACAAAAATACATAAATCTTGGAGTGTGTTTCCAAACACGACTAATTTGATCATATTTTAAGGGGAACGGCATGGATTCCAGAACAACTCCACCTGTCAATGTCCCCTACAGGTTGCTTGCCACCATAATATGCTCACGTTggtggaaagagagagagagagaggtgacggTGCGGGCTGTGTCGGGTGCGTGATCTTTGGGTCCGCGACTCTTTCCACGTGGTCGGTTTGGTGCGTGTGGAGGATGTCGATGGACTTGTCTGTGTCGGTCAACCACGAGTATATCCAACGTCGATCCACTAACAGATCCGCTTCATCACAACCACAAATCCGCATGTTGTTTCCACATCATAATAGTCATCAACAACGGCGAATAATAGGATGATTGATGGATATACCAacgcattaatatatatatatatatatatatatatatatatatatatatatatatatatatatatatataatcatatcgagAAGAACCCATCATAATTAAAtaccttaaaaaaaaaagaatactatTATAATCATAATAAGTGCTTAAAGTTTCAAGGGGCAGTAAATGATACTAAATAATCAAATTTTACAATAAATATAACTGCTAACCTTAAATTTAAagggataaatatgaaaattattatttttaattattgctctttttttataattaatgctgatattttattttaaaaaaattaaaattacttTTGACTTTCAGATCATCGTCTTCGTCTCTTTGATTGCTCATCTTTGTAGTTATCCTCGTTGTCGTTttcatcttaaatttttttatgagaataaataaaaaaaaaatactaataaaaagataaaaattatatatgtgGGTTTTGGTTGGCACCGACGACGTGGCTGGTGACGTGTAACAGAAGAAGTTTGGAGAGGTTGACGATGAGTCATTGCCTGGCATGCTGACGTGGAAGACAATGATATGTGAAGGTGAGATGGAGGAATACAGCAACACGCAACAAATGCATTTGAATCATGTGATGGATTTAGATGGGAACGATGACGGAAATCGTGTACTCCAGTGGTTGGACGATTGACCAAGAAaccatgaaatcaatttccaagtaTACAATTTCACATGCATGCATGCTTGGAAAATAAGCATGGaagattttgaagatgaaaaaaaacaaaaaaaaagtcatgtaagaagttttgtttttataaatattttgtttaATGGTTTTAATTTTATTCATGTGAATTGCATACAAATATCATTACCAAAAGTTTATAACATtatgatatttatttatgatgataatatcatatgttgtttaaaaataataatatattttttaaattaaaaaataagtgatGAAGATGAGATTCGAGCATTATAAAAATATACTCTTATGGTTAAATCAcctatgaattataataattttgtTAGAATCAAGTCGACATTAGGAGGGAGAGGATGAATTAGTATCTTCGATAGGTCAATTTGTCTCTCCGAAGCTAATCCTATATtattcaaaacatagattaggtcaTAACATTATAaattaatcatatcatcaaaatccgagattcaataagttTAACTAATTCCAACTCTTaatcaataattaaaatattacttAGGGATAGTTTGAAACTATTATGAATTATAGTAGTTTGACTAATATAATTCAACTCTGAACAAAAACTTTTGCAGAAAAGAGGGTGTGCCCTATTTGGCACCTATCACATGCACTCATCCTTATTGAATTGACTTCAACCATCAAAGATAAGAATAATCAAAGCATGTCATTGAGATGTACAAGCAAATCTAACTTTGTTATACTCCACAAGATTCAATTTCTCATATTATTCCCTTAGAGTAAATGCATGGTGAGTGGTCCACCCTATCTAACCAATGTGCATAATGAAACACATGCAACATTTttgtttcatggatgtgacccccACACAAAGGGATGGGCATTGGAAAGAGATGTGTTCTATCCAAACATTATGTGGCCAATGATTTGTCCTTGGTTGGAAATCCTTGTGTCATTTATCTCCTAATGTTCTCAGCACATCGAGAGGCTTTTGAATTGATGCAGTGTAGATGTTTTATGAATTGGTGGAATGCAGGATACATTAATCAAAATGAATTAGAAAATTTAAATGCTGTATTTTAAAGGTAATATGGTATGCATTATTAACATGTAATAAAAGAAAGCATAGGACAACCCAAAACTTCCTCCAATTGGATTATATGACTTCTTCAAGCATTGAGAAAAATATTGgtggattaatttttt is a window from the Musa acuminata AAA Group cultivar baxijiao chromosome BXJ2-1, Cavendish_Baxijiao_AAA, whole genome shotgun sequence genome containing:
- the LOC103997418 gene encoding S-type anion channel SLAH1 isoform X2 — protein: MLSSLMEGRENQLPIATTTTIATSAKAQTKVLDSVVAMKAMSKLGGFHAGYFRISLSLCGQALLWKTLSEPSTDSRALRLVVRLLPSATYVLVWSVALAVLVALCFLYALRCFLRFRCVKAEFSHHVGVNYLFAPWISWLLLLQSTPAFLHPGAALYRVLWWVFSVPIIMFDVKIYGQWFTEGKKFLSMVANPTSQITVIGNLVCARAAARMGWEEIATCMFSLGMAHYLVLFVTLYQRFVGCNSLPAMLRPVFFLFIAAPSMASLAWDSISGSFGTGSKMLFFLSLFLFASLVSRPALFKRSMRRFNVAWWAYSFPLTVLALAATEYAQEVEGGVSNALMLVLAVLSVLVTVALIVFTAIKAGDLLPHGNDPFAPPFSP
- the LOC103997418 gene encoding S-type anion channel SLAH1 isoform X1 — its product is MLSSLMEGRENQLPIATTTTIATSAKAQTKVLDSVVAMKAMSKLGGFHAGYFRISLSLCGQALLWKTLSEPSTDSRALRLVVRLLPSATYVLVWSVALAVLVALCFLYALRCFLRFRCVKAEFSHHVGVNYLFAPWISWLLLLQSTPAFLHPGAALYRVLWWVFSVPIIMFDVKIYGQWFTEGKKFLSMVANPTSQITVIGNLVCARAAARMGWEEIATCMFSLGMAHYLVLFVTLYQRFVGCNSLPAMLRPVFFLFIAAPSMASLAWDSISGSFGLAACSVQEVDEAVQRCMVGVLLPADGAGAGGHRVRTGGGGRRLQRPHARPRRPLRAGHRRPHRLHRDQGRRPPSPRQ
- the LOC103997403 gene encoding bidirectional sugar transporter SWEET2a; translation: MISSDFAAASSSTSSFYGFCTYAAGIAGNVFAFVLFVSPMPTFKRIVRNKSTEQFSGLPYIYSLLNCLICMWYGLPWVSYGVILVATVNSIGAAFQLAYVSLFIRFADSAKRLRMSGLLIGVFSVFALIIYASLELCDHPTRQIFVGYLSVASLISMFASPLFIINLVIRTRSVEFMPFYLSLATFLMSISFFAYGMLLHDFFIYIPNGIGTVLGVVQLLLYAYYSKSVEESRLPLVASH